Proteins encoded in a region of the Isosphaeraceae bacterium EP7 genome:
- a CDS encoding DNA gyrase subunit B, with translation MSSGAYTADSITVLEGLEAVRRRPGMYIGGTEKTGLHHLLWEIVDNSVDEVMNGHATRISVTLAADGKSLTVVDNGRGIPVDAHSKTGISALETVFTTLHAGGKFDNDAYKVAGGLHGVGASVVNALSSHLEVQVRRDGFVFTQHFRKGKVQGPVQKGEPARGTGTSVTFTPDPEIFRDVHYDASLIAERLEVKTFLNKGLVIQFQDLKAGTSTEYRHDGGVVDFLAAMNESRADQRVAALPFVLEREEVADGIRCHVALAWTESTDEAVKSFVNTIPTVDGGTHEQGLGQAVRAAVQKFMAAHDLVKKGTEIKGEDIREGLTAILSIFVHEPQFQGQTKGRLNNPEVKGLVESLIRPRLEDFLLKNKSVGDAVAMRVIQAAKAREASRAAASQVRRKTAISTRLNLPGKLHDCDSTNPEESELFIVEGDSAGGSAKQGRDRDVQAILPLKGKVLNVEQAGRAKMLDNKELTDLVSALGCGMDDQYDASRLRYGKVILLTDADSDGHHIATLLMTFFYRHLPNLLAEGRLFLACPPLYKISWGQETFWAADDASRDRAIAKLPANAKPNITRFKGLGEMPASLLFETTLDPARRRLLRVTVPDADRPFTDRTVSDLMGKEAEPRFKFIMAEAYTAKDIDI, from the coding sequence ATGTCCTCGGGAGCCTATACCGCCGATTCGATCACCGTACTGGAGGGCCTCGAGGCCGTCAGACGCCGCCCCGGCATGTACATCGGTGGGACCGAGAAGACGGGCCTCCACCACCTGCTCTGGGAGATCGTCGACAACTCCGTGGACGAGGTCATGAACGGCCACGCCACCCGGATCTCGGTGACCCTGGCAGCCGACGGTAAGTCTCTGACGGTCGTCGACAATGGCCGAGGGATCCCCGTCGACGCCCACTCCAAGACGGGCATCAGCGCCCTGGAAACGGTCTTCACCACCCTGCACGCCGGCGGTAAGTTCGACAACGACGCCTACAAGGTGGCCGGCGGCTTGCACGGGGTCGGGGCCAGCGTGGTCAATGCGCTGAGCAGCCACCTGGAGGTCCAGGTCCGACGCGACGGATTCGTGTTCACCCAGCACTTCCGCAAGGGGAAGGTGCAGGGGCCGGTGCAGAAGGGGGAGCCGGCGCGCGGGACGGGAACCTCCGTCACGTTCACGCCCGACCCCGAAATCTTCAGGGACGTCCATTACGACGCGTCGCTGATCGCCGAGCGGCTCGAGGTCAAAACCTTCCTGAACAAGGGTCTGGTGATCCAGTTCCAGGACCTCAAGGCGGGGACGTCGACCGAGTACCGGCACGACGGGGGCGTGGTCGACTTCTTGGCGGCCATGAACGAGAGCCGCGCCGACCAGCGCGTCGCGGCCTTGCCGTTCGTCCTGGAACGAGAAGAAGTGGCCGATGGAATCCGCTGCCACGTCGCCCTGGCCTGGACCGAGTCGACCGACGAGGCGGTCAAGTCGTTCGTCAACACGATCCCCACCGTCGACGGCGGCACCCACGAGCAGGGGCTTGGCCAGGCGGTGCGCGCGGCGGTCCAGAAGTTCATGGCGGCCCACGACCTGGTGAAGAAGGGGACCGAGATCAAGGGGGAGGACATCCGCGAGGGGCTGACGGCGATCCTCTCCATCTTCGTCCACGAGCCTCAGTTCCAGGGTCAGACCAAGGGGCGGCTGAATAATCCCGAGGTTAAAGGACTGGTCGAGTCGTTGATCCGACCTCGGCTGGAAGACTTCCTGCTGAAGAACAAGTCGGTCGGCGACGCGGTGGCGATGCGCGTCATCCAGGCGGCCAAGGCCCGCGAGGCCAGCCGCGCCGCGGCCTCGCAGGTCCGCCGCAAGACGGCGATCTCGACTCGATTGAACCTGCCGGGCAAGCTCCACGACTGCGACAGCACGAACCCCGAGGAGTCCGAGCTGTTCATCGTCGAGGGTGACTCGGCCGGCGGTTCGGCCAAGCAGGGGCGAGACCGCGATGTGCAGGCGATCTTGCCCCTCAAAGGAAAGGTGCTCAACGTCGAGCAGGCGGGCCGGGCCAAGATGCTGGACAACAAGGAGCTGACCGACCTCGTCAGCGCCCTCGGCTGCGGGATGGACGACCAGTACGACGCCAGCCGACTGCGGTACGGCAAGGTGATCCTGCTCACCGACGCCGACAGCGACGGGCACCACATCGCCACCCTTCTGATGACCTTCTTCTACCGGCATCTGCCGAATCTGCTGGCCGAAGGGCGGCTCTTCCTGGCCTGCCCCCCGCTGTACAAGATCAGCTGGGGACAGGAGACCTTCTGGGCGGCCGACGATGCCAGCCGCGACCGTGCGATCGCCAAGCTGCCGGCGAACGCGAAGCCCAATATCACTCGGTTCAAAGGCCTGGGCGAGATGCCGGCGTCGCTTCTGTTCGAAACCACGCTCGACCCGGCCAGGCGGCGGCTGCTGAGAGTGACCGTGCCCGACGCCGACCGCCCGTTCACCGACCGGACGGTCTCCGACCTGATGGGTAAAGAGGCCGAGCCCCGGTTCAAGTTCATCATGGCCGAGGCCTACACCGCCAAGGACATCGACATCTGA
- a CDS encoding DNA topoisomerase (ATP-hydrolyzing): MAKRTRRQGGGGMGVGEPKPKPIVEDVSLAEATRSRYLNYALSVITSRALPDVRDGLKPVQRRILYAMATDLRITSDGRYMKSAAVVGEVMKSYHPHGDQSIYDALVRMAQSFSLRYPLVEGYGNFGSIDGDPPAAMRYTECRLMPIAEELLEELRDRTVDLRPNYASTTEEPEVLPAQFPNLLLNGATGIAVGMATNIPPHNLKELCKALDVLMTDRETPLEILTQHIPGPDFPTGGVILNSADELRSIYATGQGSIKLRGTYEPDGDRANTLIITSIPYSVEKDALVLRIGELIGKGQVPQLTNVKDLSTEDIRIQLELRPGANAEAALAYLFKNTPLQTNFNVNMTCLLPSAGAEVAVPERLDLRGMLLHFLDFRLEIVTRRLTNELNNLLRRIHILEGFEIVFDHLDEAIRIIRASDGKPDAAPKLIDRFGLSDLQADAILETKLYRLGKLEIQEIRDELKARRDRAAEIQRLLADEPARWQIIRVELREISRAYGDERRTTLSGPPPVVEFREEDYIVDDDSWVIVTRDGWFKRQKSFADVPSIRVREEDRVGWVYRARARQTITFFTDRGVAYTMRVNDIPQTTGHGEPIRTVFAFEDNEHIVGVACHDPRCLPRVSSTAVTPTSPVQKLLGGELSKVNGEGTNGHAPDVPPPPYAVAMTAGGKVLRCSLAAHSTVSTRKGRSVIRLDATRPDDLVVGVECSDGTENICLATRSARVLIFHVQEVNVVSGTAKGVGAIKLDADDKVLGFTLADRKREGLQVRTSRGAIQFVRATKYPVTSRGGKGYGVLQRGTLDAVVHEDAKPIPPVEDVMDL; this comes from the coding sequence ATGGCCAAGCGGACAAGGCGACAGGGTGGTGGCGGGATGGGCGTGGGCGAGCCGAAGCCCAAGCCCATCGTCGAGGATGTTTCGCTCGCCGAGGCGACTCGCTCGCGCTACCTCAATTACGCGCTGAGCGTCATCACGTCGAGAGCCCTGCCCGACGTCCGCGACGGACTCAAGCCGGTGCAGCGGCGCATCTTGTACGCCATGGCCACCGACCTGCGGATCACCTCCGACGGCCGCTACATGAAGTCGGCCGCGGTCGTCGGCGAGGTGATGAAGAGCTATCACCCCCACGGGGACCAGTCGATCTACGACGCCCTCGTCCGCATGGCCCAGTCCTTCAGCCTGCGCTACCCCCTGGTCGAGGGGTACGGCAACTTCGGGTCGATCGACGGCGACCCGCCCGCGGCGATGCGGTACACCGAATGCCGCCTGATGCCGATTGCCGAGGAACTGCTCGAGGAATTGCGTGATCGGACCGTCGATCTCAGGCCAAACTACGCGTCGACGACCGAAGAGCCCGAGGTCCTGCCGGCCCAGTTCCCCAACCTTCTGCTCAACGGGGCGACGGGCATTGCGGTGGGGATGGCGACGAACATCCCGCCGCACAACCTGAAAGAGCTCTGCAAGGCGCTCGACGTCCTGATGACCGACCGCGAAACCCCACTCGAAATCCTCACCCAGCACATCCCAGGCCCGGACTTCCCCACCGGCGGGGTCATCCTTAACTCCGCCGACGAGCTCCGATCGATCTACGCGACTGGCCAGGGTTCGATCAAGCTGCGGGGGACCTACGAGCCCGATGGAGATCGCGCGAATACTCTGATCATCACGTCGATCCCGTACAGCGTCGAGAAGGACGCCTTGGTCTTGCGCATCGGTGAGCTGATCGGCAAAGGTCAGGTTCCGCAGCTCACAAACGTTAAGGATCTGAGCACCGAGGACATCCGGATCCAGCTCGAGCTGCGGCCCGGGGCCAACGCCGAGGCCGCGCTGGCGTATCTGTTCAAGAACACGCCGCTCCAGACGAACTTCAACGTCAACATGACCTGCCTGCTGCCGTCGGCCGGGGCCGAGGTCGCAGTGCCCGAGCGGCTCGACTTGCGCGGAATGCTGCTGCATTTCCTCGATTTCAGGCTGGAGATCGTCACCCGCAGGCTGACGAACGAGCTGAACAACCTGCTCCGACGGATCCACATTCTCGAAGGCTTCGAGATCGTCTTCGACCACCTCGACGAGGCAATCCGGATCATCCGGGCGAGCGACGGCAAGCCCGACGCCGCGCCCAAGCTGATCGACCGCTTCGGCCTGAGCGACCTGCAGGCCGACGCGATCCTGGAGACGAAGCTCTACCGCCTGGGAAAGCTCGAGATCCAGGAGATCCGCGACGAGCTGAAAGCCCGCCGGGACCGCGCCGCCGAGATCCAGCGGCTTCTGGCCGACGAGCCGGCGCGCTGGCAGATCATCCGCGTCGAGCTGCGAGAGATCTCCAGGGCCTACGGCGACGAACGACGGACGACGCTCTCCGGCCCGCCACCGGTGGTCGAGTTCCGCGAGGAAGATTACATCGTCGACGACGACTCCTGGGTCATCGTCACCCGCGACGGCTGGTTCAAGCGCCAGAAGTCGTTCGCCGATGTGCCGTCGATCCGGGTCCGCGAGGAAGACCGGGTCGGCTGGGTCTATCGCGCCCGTGCCCGCCAGACGATCACGTTCTTCACCGATCGGGGCGTGGCCTACACGATGCGGGTCAACGACATTCCGCAGACGACCGGTCACGGCGAGCCGATCCGGACCGTCTTCGCCTTCGAGGACAACGAGCACATTGTCGGCGTCGCCTGCCACGATCCCAGGTGCCTGCCCAGGGTCTCCAGCACCGCAGTCACCCCGACCAGCCCCGTGCAGAAGCTCCTCGGCGGTGAGCTGTCGAAGGTCAACGGCGAGGGGACAAACGGCCATGCTCCCGACGTCCCGCCGCCCCCCTACGCGGTGGCGATGACGGCAGGCGGCAAGGTCCTGCGATGCTCGCTCGCGGCCCATTCCACGGTCTCGACCCGTAAGGGCAGGTCGGTCATTCGGCTCGACGCGACGAGGCCCGATGACCTGGTCGTGGGCGTCGAGTGCTCCGACGGCACCGAGAACATTTGCCTGGCGACCCGGTCGGCACGGGTTCTCATCTTCCACGTCCAGGAAGTCAACGTGGTCTCGGGCACCGCCAAAGGGGTCGGGGCGATCAAGCTCGACGCCGACGACAAGGTGCTCGGTTTCACGCTGGCCGACCGGAAACGCGAAGGATTGCAGGTCCGGACGAGCCGAGGGGCGATCCAGTTCGTCCGGGCGACCAAGTATCCGGTCACCTCCCGAGGCGGCAAGGGCTACGGCGTCCTCCAGCGCGGCACGCTCGACGCGGTCGTCCACGAGGACGCCAAGCCGATCCCGCCCGTCGAGGACGTGATGGATCTTTGA
- a CDS encoding aquaporin yields the protein MKKALVELIGTFFLVFTVGMTVIAPGAGDLAPLAIGSVLMVMVYMGGHYSGGHFNPAVTLAATLRGRCPVADAPVYMIAQVLGAAAASFLVLYLKPASTTTPAEIPVVPSLIVEFLFTFALCFVVLTTATTKATAGNSYYGLAIGFTVLAGAFAVGGISGGAFNPAVAVGLVLMKIKAISAIWIYLVADFLGGLVAALLFRFLYEDDLAPLA from the coding sequence TTGAAAAAAGCTCTCGTCGAACTGATCGGAACATTCTTTCTCGTGTTTACGGTCGGGATGACTGTCATCGCCCCCGGTGCCGGGGATCTCGCCCCGCTAGCGATCGGCTCGGTCTTGATGGTCATGGTCTACATGGGGGGGCACTACTCCGGCGGGCACTTTAATCCGGCCGTGACCCTGGCGGCAACGCTCCGCGGCCGATGCCCGGTCGCCGATGCGCCGGTCTACATGATCGCGCAGGTCCTGGGGGCCGCCGCGGCCTCGTTCCTGGTGCTCTACCTGAAGCCCGCCTCGACAACCACTCCGGCCGAGATTCCGGTCGTTCCGTCGTTGATCGTCGAGTTCCTCTTCACCTTCGCGCTCTGCTTCGTCGTCCTGACCACGGCCACCACCAAGGCGACCGCGGGCAATTCCTACTACGGCCTGGCCATCGGCTTCACGGTTCTCGCCGGGGCGTTCGCCGTCGGCGGAATCTCGGGCGGTGCGTTCAATCCGGCGGTTGCCGTCGGCCTGGTCCTGATGAAGATCAAGGCGATCTCGGCGATCTGGATTTATCTCGTCGCCGATTTCCTCGGCGGCCTCGTCGCCGCCCTGCTCTTCCGCTTCCTTTACGAAGACGACCTTGCCCCGCTCGCCTGA